TTGGGAAGAAACACGCCTGCACGAAGAGATTTTACGCGTGCATTTGAATCAAAAAGCGTCCTTATTGGAAAATTAAAGTAGTACTGTGTAGAGTTTCTATTAAAATTAACTTTTAAGATGAAGATTCTATGCTCTAATCGGCGAATCCAATCTGATCTTCTAAGATATTGGAAAACTTATCGTACCATACGTTCTTTTTCGAGTGGATTCTACGGCTACGAGTGATTTGGCTTACTAACTAGAGAACGTAGTTGATGTAGTTACCTTCACCGGCGGCGAGGCTGAAGTAGAGATCGACGATGTTGGGGCAGTTCTCGTAGCACCCAGAGGAGCAGAGCTTTTGGGTGAAGCGAGACTCGAGGAGCGAATCCGAGGAGACCCCGAGAGTCTTCCTGTCGAGCCCGCAAGCGGCGATGCACTCGTCAGTCTCGATGTGGTCCTTCAGATTGTCGGCCTCGATCTCCGAGGACCGGCATGTGTAGGCCTCCTCCCCGCTCCTCCTCACCTGCTTCTCAAGCACGCACCGCTTGCCCGTGGACGACACGGCGAACGCGCACGATCCTTGGTCAAGATTCTCACATGCAATATCTCCTGCAAACAACTCACCGACATACATATCAAGATGCACGAAAGGATACCGAAACTTTTTAAGATAGCATTAAGAATATAAGCACACCTAGGGTTCCTTGAACGCAGAAGGCAATGGCCAGAGCGACGAGTGCGAGATTGCAGAGGCTGGCAGCCATTGTTTTTCTGAGTTCAAAGGtttgggagggagagaaggtgaGAGCGGGGGAGCCTTGGAGAGGAGGCTTTGTCGGACTCTTTCTAAGTGTTTTCGAGTAGTGCCTAACGAGTTCGGGAGGCCAGTTTATTTATAGGGGCTTCCATGGGACTGTTGGTGCGTGCGTAGATCGGTGGACGGAGAACGGACTTTCGATGTGAGAAGGAGACAAGCAGGAAAGAGACAGATGCGAACTATATTTTGGAACCATGTTTGCTGGACTTCGTCCAACGAATTTAATGGTACATATACATCTAGATCTTGCATGTACGTTAAGGTGCGTATTTGGAGGGGGAAAAAGCCCATTTTGTTTCACACTTTCATCTATGATAAGTATAATGCAAATCTAAATTAAACTTTTGATTATTATAAAATGAGATTTTAGTGCTATTATTTGGAGTGTGAAAGTGATGAAGATATATTGTGTTGGATGCATGAAAGTCATTATTTTTATTAGTCTTATCTACATTACAGAGTTGTGCATTTGATCTCACATGTAGTTTCCGTAAACTAGGTCATGGAAGGCAatttggtaaagaaaagagGATCAACATTCCCCGACGCTGAGATCCTCTTTTCTCTTATATTATGCATAAACAGATCAATAGGtattgaaatataaatttatagaTAAGTAGATAGATAACTTTCAcatgtaattttatttatttatttgttattccAATTTCAAAGAGGtaaggctttgtttgtttcgAGAAAGATAAGCAATTCGAAAAATacttcctaaaaataattatttatatcttttaaaatagttggttAACGAGAGATGATCTCGATGTCAACAATGATTCACATCTAAATATTTTAGTGAACGATGAAAGTATCTTTCATTAGTTCATTTTTGTTACcaacgcaattttttttttctaagtttttcGAATCGTTCATTTGTTGAGAAACAAACGGAGCCATTCGTAAGTTGTCTTCACGCACCGACCCTCCCCCCgaccccccaaaaaagaagaagaagacaactaACATGCAAAAAGAGATCATCCCCATCGTATCTACACGGTAGACTTATTGTCCACAGACATCGATGTTATCGTCTATAACGCGGGAGGCACGCCCGTTGAGGCTCCGCCATCAGTGGCGGATGGTGGGGCCCTTTGCCAATTGACACCATGGCGAAACTTCGATCTCGGGTGAAGGTCTTCCGAGAAAGTCTGAATCAACGCATGGAACAAAAGCCAGTCTCCTTTTGCCTCCCCTTTTCCACGCTTTTTGTCCGTGGAGCCTGAGGGTCAAAGTTTGGTGCATCTGATGGCGACCCTTGCATGCTTAGGACACCCAGAAACATgttactcattttcttttttcccgttggcttaatatcacgaaaaatcttaaactgatatacttataacaaatttatcatccattagtttctattaaattttactatcaaattactgaatACGTGACAATTGAGTGtgtcaatttgagattttattagTTTGCAAtctttcgtgatattaatccaatttaataaaaaactaataaagagtaaatttgttgGAATCGTACCAATATGtgatttttggtgataaaaaatgagtttgggataaatttgttacaaatgtattgctttagaatttttaatggtattaaccctttccCTAATCACGGATCTTTGATTTAACCTATCCCCCTTGTCCCTTTGCAAAATTGAGCTCATGGGTTTGATTAGCCTATTAATCAACTGTGTTTTAGAGGGGTCTTGAGTTCAACTTGGTTGTGCATTAACGAGGCTTGAAGGTGGGCAAAATCTACATATCCTTTAGCCATACTCAGTCACTCACAATTTGATGACCTTGGTATTATAGGTTGTGCCAGAAGTAGCTAGGTTAGGCAAATATTAACTACTGAATGACAGGGAGGACCTGTCCGGTTGATATCGTCTATATGTTTATATCCGAGACGATATTCGGGACCGCGAAATTAGTGAAGCATAATATCAGCGTGAAAGATAAATCGTAATGAGTAGGCAGAAGGACGCGAGGCTTACCCATTGGGTGGTACATTCCTTCCTGGTCAAGCAAGGCATGGCCAAAGACAGGACGGCCATTTACTTCTCGAGAGACCCTCCACTTTTTCCGCCACAAAGACCGATTGAATTTAGACTATTTCTTCCAAGTGAATCGAGAGGAATAAGGAATGGAATTGAGGTCAATTCTTCGAGCCTGCGTATTCAAAAAGAGTTCCTACGCTTCGTGAGATGGCATTTGGTCAGCCCCGCTCTCCGTTCGTCACGGCGCGAGGTGTTGCAATGATGCTCATCAGCGACTAAGAAGTTCGTTATGTGTCGACCGCTGAATTTGACGATCTGGGGCTCCCAGAAGGAGGGAAGGAAATTGCGAAACGACGAGTGAAAGCGACGCGAGTCTGTAAAGTCCGTTTTCACATCCTAGAGCAAAGGCGGAAGAGGCTGCGTACTTTTCTGCTGGCTTGACGACGTTCGCAAGAGATGCGAGTCTCTACAGTCCATGCTGTCCATTTCACACGCTAAAGGAAGATGGGTGGAAGATGCTGAGTGGAATATATTTGAGCTCGGGATCTCTTACTTTAATCATATGAAACCTTATGAAATCGGCTGTTTGAAGAGCGAGAGATTGTATAAACGACTTTTAAAAGCTTTAGTTATTAAATGATTTAacataaaagagagagattgtcaAAGCACGAGTAATGACCCTATGTTGTCAAATTttcatattgtgcaaataggaTGATTCGGTCTTCTCTGCAAGTGACATCAATAAAATAAGGCTAAATCGACCGACAAGCAAGATATAATACTCAAATTTTGCTCCATAACTTCAAAGTAGTGTTGAGCATTGGTTTGGTTCAATCTGAAAACCAAACTCAACTGACTTGAGCCAACTAATTCAGGACTGCTTTTAAGGAGAACTGGTGTAATTTCTAGTTCCACGAACTTAGAATTGGCTGATAATCGCTTTGGTTTTTGGGTGGAACCGGTTTTGTagcttcctctttttttccccatttgcTCATGGTTTTCaacatgaacaaataaaaacataacCTTTTGATTAACATATGCTTTTATAATGAAATGATGCAACTTTTGTGTTTTACAATAAGAGTTCGATTTTtcacacaaaataaaaaaagagggcAGGTTCTTGGATGGAACCAGAAATCGGCCATACCACAATCGATCAATTATGTTCacaattccaaaaatttgaaattgaatttataGGATCGATTCCTGATTTTAAGTTGGGAACTAACCTATTTAAAATCCTATCACCCT
The sequence above is drawn from the Eucalyptus grandis isolate ANBG69807.140 chromosome 11, ASM1654582v1, whole genome shotgun sequence genome and encodes:
- the LOC104424423 gene encoding uncharacterized protein LOC104424423, with translation MAASLCNLALVALAIAFCVQGTLGDIACENLDQGSCAFAVSSTGKRCVLEKQVRRSGEEAYTCRSSEIEADNLKDHIETDECIAACGLDRKTLGVSSDSLLESRFTQKLCSSGCYENCPNIVDLYFSLAAGEGVFLPKLCEAQRGIARRGMAEIRSSGHVAPGPIHSAQFIGVAPATAPSY